CTATATATTATCTCAACTCTCTTgcttttctcttctctcatATTACTTTGTTGCAATGGAATTTCCCCATTTTTTCAGGctgaacaagaagaacaataagaagaataagaagTAGGAGACGAATATGGGATCCATGAACTCCAACAATTGGCTTTCCTTTCCACTTTCACCCACTAATCCCTCTTTGCCTCCACATCTTCAAACACCAACTCATGCCCATCACTTCTCTTTGGGAAATTTGGAGAATGACAATATGGATATCCCATTTCAAACCCACGGTAATCATTTTCAtcctatatttcttttttttttttttttttttttttttttttttttttttttttttttttttttttttttttttttttttttttttttNGAGGTGAAGTTCCGAAAGTAGCAGACTTTTTAGGCGTAAGCAAGGCAGAAAATGAGGCAGATCTCATTGGGTTTAATCAAATTCATGAAGCGAATGATACGGATTACTTGTTTCCAATCACAAGATTGGTTCCTCTTCAACAACACCCAACACCCGCGGCTTCTCCTATCAATATGGACTCTACTACTAACTACGACCCTCAAGATAACTCCAACAGCTTGCAGTCTTTGACACTTTCAATGGGCAGTGGGAAGCCCTCTACTTGTGAAACCAGCTCCACCCCTGACAATGCAAACAATAATACCACTCTCGATGTCACTCCTAGAAGAACTTTGGACACTTTTGGGCAAAGGACTTCAATTTATCGCGGAGTGACCAGGTATTGAATGGTTATGGGTGTGATGCTATGTTAAATTTGTGACTTAATCTGAGCCTTTGTACGGTAAATTGTAGGCATAGATGGACGGGAAGGTATGAAGCACATTTATGGGATAATAGTTGCAGGAGGGAAGGGCAGTCGAGGAAGGGTCGCCAAGGTGaaacctttttttaaattagacaaaaacaaaaaaaaaaaaaagttataaaggCTGCACCTAACTTTGTTTGACTTTCTTACATGCTGATCTTTGTCTCTGCCATCATCTGTGGAGCAGTCTATTTGGGTGAGTGTTACTTTTGTTCCCATCACTGTCCCTgtctatatatttaatttgtaattgaggattaaattatttgtttgaaatgaTGGGCAGGTGGGTATGACAAAGAAGATAAAGCAGCTAGGGCTTATGATCTTGCTGCATTGAAGTATTGGGGAAcatccaccaccaccaacTTTCCTGTAATCTACCACTTTTCACACTAATTTTTAACATTcatgttgttattattatataacatttccaaatttcatgaactatttttttcttttcttttttttgcagATTAGTAACTACGAGAAGGAAGTTGAGGAAATGAAGCACATGACAAGACAAGAATTTGTGGCTTCCATTAGAAGGTGGTTCTACTTCTACTTTTAGTTCTATCATTGTTTCCTCTTCAGATTTGTTCTAAGCATACGTATGTTTGATTTCAGGAAGAGTAGTGGGTTTTCAAGGGGCGCGTCAATGTATCGTGGAGTTACAAggttcaatatttattttattttattttatttttcatcacAGGAACTCTATATAATTAagtgtatataaatatatatatatgtgtgggCGTTAAAATAGGCACCACCAGCATGGGAGATGGCAGGCTAGGATTGGCAGAGTGGCAGGAAACAAAGATCTTTATTTGGGAACCTTCAGTAAGTTAGTTAGTTAGTTAGTTGTTAACTTTATATCTTTGTTATGGTATAGTTttgatggatggatggatgttggTATGGGTTGTAGGCACGGAAGAGGAGGCAGCAGAGGCATACGACATAGCGGCCATAAAATTCAGAGGGCTTAATGCAGTCACCAACTTTGACATGAGCCGTTACGACGTGAAAAGCATACTAGAGAGCAACACGCTCCCAATAGGCGGCGGTGCTGCCAAACGTCTGAAAGAGGCACAAGCCATCGAGTCGTCTCGAAAGCGGGACGAAATGATTGCGCTTGgttcctcctcctctttccAATATGGAAGCTCATCATCCTCTAGTAATTCCTCCAATCACAGGCTACAACAACAACCACAACAACCCTCTTACCCTCTACTCCAACAGCCTAATTTGAATATGGACCACCAtcaccatcaccaccaccaccaccttcAAACCCAGCCTTTCCTCTCTCTTCAAAACCACCACGACATTTCTCAATACACCAACGATCCCTCCTCCTTTCACCACTCTTCTACTTACATGCACACCCAACTCCAGCTTCACCACCACCAATCTGATAATGCCCCTTATcctaacaacaacaacaacaacaacaaccatCAATTCTACGGCGGCGCTGGTGGTGGCTATCTTCATAACCATCCGGGTTTGCTCCATGGGATGATCAACAtgggcggcggtggcggcgggGGAGGGTCTAATTTGGAGAGTAgtaacaacaacaataatgcGTTGTCCAGTGCGAATCATTTTGAGAAtcctaataataatagtaatggAGGGTATCTTGGGAATGCATTTGGGATGGGTTCTACATCGGCCACCGCGAACAACGGCGCCCCAGCTGAAGAATACGCACTGGTTAAGGTTGACTATGATATGCCGCCTAATGCTGGTGGGTATGGTAGCTGGTCGGGGGATTCGGTACAGGGTTCTAACCCTGGGGTTTTCTCCATGTGGAACGATTGATATATGATTATAACGAATTATTAATGCGGTGGAGGGGGGGAGGgtgtattttttctttttttcttttttttttttctttgcttccTTTTTTGGGGTTATTGATTAAGAACTGGGATTCCATTTTCCAAATGTAAACtcttaaaagtatttaagaGTAACGGAATGTGTGTTTTTTTCCTTGAGAAGAACATAGACACAGCGGCAGCATCGGCGACGGTGACGGGAAGTAGCGGCGGAGAAGAtaaaagcataaaaaagtggttcttaaatatttgaagatgTGTTTGTGTGTTTGTAATGACTGTATCCATGACCCTTATATTTAACCTGTTCTTATATTTAACCTGTTCTTATATTTAACCTGTTCTTATATTTAACCTGTTCTTATATTTAACCTGTTCTTATATTTAACCTGTTCTTATATTTAACCTGTTCTTATATTTAACCTGTTCTTATATTTAACCTGTTCTTATATTTAACCTGTTCTTATATTTAACCTGTTCTTATATTTAACCTGTTCTTATATTTAACCTGTTCTTATATTTAACCTGTTCTTATATTTAACCTGTTCTTATATTTAACCTGTTCTTATATTTAACCTGTTCTTATATTTAACCTGTTCTTATATTTAACCTGTTCTTATATTTAACCTGTTCTTATATTTAACCTGTTCTTATATTTAACCTGTTCTTATATTTAACCTGTTCTTATATTTAACCTGTTCTTATATTTAACCTGTTCTTATATTTAACCTGTTCTTATATTTAACCTGTTCTTATATTTAACCTGTTCTTATATTTAACCTGTTCTTGACGCCTATATCTCTCCATTTTATTCCAACTCCTTCGTCATTCGCCTAACAACAACCACAACAAGCTTCTATTCTGATGGCCCAAAACTTATGTGGGCTGGATACCTACATTCATTTAATCTCCTAATTAATTCCCACTAATAttcattcataaaaatattacttccaaattggaaaaataattGGGTTAGTACAATGTAAATAATGGttgaattattgaattaaatggGAATGAGTAAATAATGAAGAATTGGCGTCatcataataattacaaattgcagaaaaagaaaaagggttttcAGTCATTATATTTGGGCAGTGCATCATTCCAGCAATTAATACACACTCGCatgtattataaatatataaagtcAAGCAAGTTGATGTGATGCAGGCAGCTATGATGGTGTACTCGTGTGACACCATACACCACAATATCCTATCATATCCTACCAAAATCAACCTATAAATTGGAATCataatgcaataaaatgattagTAAGTGTACCCGATATTTGAACTCGATACGGTCAAATATTTGGGGAGGTGGCCTTTGTGCTGCTTCCCACTTATAGCCCATTATCCactcactttcttttttctttcctataagatatcataaattaatttccatacttttttaaataaataaataaattcaaatatttaagttagacatttataaacattttaaggCCTATTATATAGAAggaaatagaattgaaaaacagagaaacaaaaagggaCGATCTTTTTTAATGGTGAAATCATGGCCGACAAGTGCAACACCAAAGTGTATTTAGCTTTTAccttttaatttctctatttAGTTTTTCGCCCAAAAACCAAATGATGCTCCGACAGGAAtacattttatgattttccataaacaataataagtGGGGTTTTTCTGTCCCTAAAAATCTATCACTTCCTTTTCTATTTACTACTCTTAATTATATTTcacatatatattcttaaatttcattatatatatacatataaatcCAATGCGTTTCGGtagctttttttcttcttcttcttcttcttcttcttcttcttcttcttaacgTTGGTTGAAtgattgttattttattgatCATACAGTGattattacaatattttaatttctataaaatgtaaaatattaagGGCGGCacctaaattaattaaaatttcagtCGAGGACAGCCTAAAGGGTGAAAAAGACATTTGGGAGTctgaattttgtatatatagaCCTCCTTTATGTAGctcattaattaattcaaagttGCTTACAAAATGTACTTTATTAGTTTCACACATGCTGatgcccttttctttttcttttgtcccATCCTTTAAATTATATGCTATTTTTTTCTAACAGATGCTAATTAAACCTTTTGGTTGCgggaaaataaaatgtttaataaaaattcatattatatcatatttcaCCCTCAATTTCTAATTACATATAATTCAGTCACTGATTTGAAccaaaacaatataaaaattataaaaaatctGATAAAATCATAGACACATGAAATGTAATATTAGttttataatatcatatcatatcatataccaagtatttaacttttttaaattttaaataattttgtttttatttaataatagagGATAACCTAATCCTATAGCCTATGCGTTCCCTACTCAACTTTGTTGATGGCTTTCGGTTTTTAAGGGATTAGTTGCTTGACAATGCATTCACTATTTGAGTagttttaattcaatttcaaatatagaattgacaaagaaagaagacaaGGCCGtgtgaattaaaaaacattGCTTCTATTGTGCCATGTTGTCTTGGtgccaaaatttcaaattaaatttttgaggtgggtttttatttataaatacacGATATTTCACTTAATTAATGTGAGActttaattagttaatatgAGACTAGTCGAACTGCAAAAACAGATAGGTAGGACGGAATGGGGAGGCATGTTTTGTGAAATGGGAGATGTGAAATGTCATCCCATCTCTGATATCGATACCGCTATAGCCCTTCGGATCAACGACcaatcttttttgttttttttcccctgTTTTTATGGGCTACACGTGTGCCCCagtatttgttttaaattttgaaattcttcaCTTTAACCAGCTCATGACACTCCTCAACACATCTCTACGGCTGGGTGGCTGCCTTTTCtcactatttattttttcccatTATCATGTCACTAATATCCCTTaatgaaggaaaaaggagtGTATAATCTCTGTAtgctaaaactaaaatatatgtaGCTTAGCTGAAGAGAGAAGGGAGTCGTAGTAGTAACTGAAGTGTGAGAAACTCCAAAAGGAGCGTAAAAAAGGCGCAAAATACGCCCAATACCAACAAACCCAAATGCCCTCCTATAAATGCCAATCAATCATCTCTCTTTCCTTCCATCCTCTTTCCTCCCAAGCTTAGACATGGATTTGGATCACCCATCCGCGCCAGACCTCGATCTTCACAGTCTCGGGGCCCTCAGGGTACTCGGAAAAGGAGCCATGGGGACCGTCTTCCTCGTCCACCACCGCCTTGCCGATGACCCTGCTCATTTCCCCTTTGCTCTCAAGGTCGTCGACAAATCCTCTTTTGTCTCCAAGCTCGACGCGGAGCGCCGAGCCCGTTGGGAGATTCAGGTTCTTTCTCGTTTGTCCTTCCCTAAACCCCACCCCTTCCTCCCCCACATTATCGGTTCCTTCGAGTCCGACGAATTTTTGGGCTGGGCCCTTCCCTACTGTTCTGGCGGCGACCTTAACGTCTTGCGTCACCGTCAAATGGACCGGGTTTTCTCGCCCGCCGTCATCAGGTTCTATTTGGCCGAGATAGTCTGTGCGCTCGACCACCTCCATAGCCTGGGCATCGTCTACCGAGATTTGAAGCCGGAGAATGTATTGATTCAACAATCGGGTCACGTTACCCTCACGGACTTTGATTTGTCGCGTAATTTGACTCGCAGAACAGTAAATGACGTCGTCTCGCTTGATAACTCCGGCCACGAGAAGCCGACGGTGGTCGTCCGGCAAAAAAACCGGCGGAAATTGACGCGATGGTTCATGGCGACCTCCATTGCTAGAGACGGGTCAAGGAAGGCTAAATTGGCTCGGGTTAGCCCTGTGAGCCGTCGGAAGCCGAGTTTCTCCAACGGCGAGCGGTCGAACTCGTTTGTCGGAACAGAGGAGTATATTTCGCCGGAGGTCGTTCGAGGCGAGGGACATGAATTCGCCGTCGACTGGTGGGCCCTGGGGATTCTCACGTACGAGATGCTCTACGGGACGACGCCGTTTAAGGGGAAGAACCGGAAAGAGACGTTTGGAAACGTTCTGTTGAAAGCTCCGGAGTTGATCGGAAAGCGTTCGGATTTAACGGATTTAATCGAACGGTTGCTAGTGAAGGACCCCACCAGGCGGTTAGGGTACGTACGCGGCGCATGTGAGATCAAAGAGCATGCGTTTTTTAACGGCGTTAAGTGGGACCTATTAACGGAGGTCATGCGTCCGCCATTTTTACCCCCTGACGAAGAAACGGAGTTGACGAAGAATCCAGCGCTCGGTGGTGTGGGTATAACGGAATACTTCCATAGACAGAGATCCCCGGCTTCGTTTCCACCATCGGCGTCGTCAACTCCGTCGACCTCCTTCAGTTGGGAGAATAACAACAACAAGTGTTTGACGGAGTTCTGACACACGTGTGGCGGGGTTGCACGCGTAAGAGTTCGATATTCTTTGGCCTGTTTGTGTAGTTTTAGACTTTAGTGTACATAAATGGAATAACCCGCCAGTAGACGAACGtgaaaattgataaaaacaCTAATGCGTTGTTAAGGTAGAGATTCATTTGGTAGCAACTAAATCATGAATGCTTAATGTAATTGAATGGAAGGAATATCACGCGCTAGGGAGGCGCGTGTTTTCCCCCCCGAGTTTTAATTTCCCCTTTATGTAATGCCTTATGCGTTTCCTTCCCTATGAAAGGGGAGAGGGAATCAAATTCCTTGACGTTTCTTATAATTCATCCAAACAAgaattgttcttgttttcttcaatgttAAGTTTgccacaaaaaataattttttctaatacccttttaaatataaatttttatttttattccttttcaaatttataatcataaatggaaaattggtAGCGAAAGGTAAGGCAGAAATGCAAATCTATGATTATTCACGTGTTGGCTATTCTCGTAAAGCAAGGAAAGAATTTGATgcgtttttattttatatttgtattaattaatgtaagTGGCAGTAGAAGGggatgaaacaaaagaaatgatgtaattattagaaaaatgaatagAGCAGCGGTATGAAAGGTTAGGAGAGGTAATAGGGGGTATGAGTAGGAGTGGGAAAGAAAAGGCGAGCCCagcttttacttttaaattggCGCCACATTAATTTAAGGATGGAGCTTATCATATCATTGcctgacaatttttttttttctttgtaaatcgacaaattaaaaaagaaaaaagaaaaaagaaagaggaacaATCTGTTTTGGGCATTGTTGTAATTTGGTAAGTGAAAGAATCACGTGAAGTAGATGGAGATACACAaagcaattaaaataaagtttataaatgagGAAAAACATTGTCCTCTTCGGTAAATGTGAAATAGACCCCTtcaaaaatagtaaaaaatagtattttaaattgatataacCAAAGTATTTAGATTGATTGGACTGATGAAATGAAGCGAATCTAAAATGAAAGTAACAccagaaaagataaaatatacaaataattaagTATTCTAATTTTGTCGCCCAATTTGAGGGTACGTGTCCTGCGGGAGGctgattttaattaatatctgAAGACGAAATAAAATCACGGTTGGTCATCGGACGATGGAGGCTCTAACGCGAGCGAGGGTATGCGATGGATGAATTTAGGGGGCCGACTGCGAAAAAGAGGTACCCTCTATCTTGCTTCATTTGTTTCCATCTTCCAAAAGCTATAGGGCCATAGTCACTGTTTCCAATTCAGGCCTTCCCCAAATTGTCTCTTCCGGACAGATTCATCCTTTCATGTCCTTTTCAAACATTATTCTACATCACTAAACTCCTTGTCTTCCAGTTTGATgcgttttgtttttttattctccAAAGCTCGTATGCAACGcaatttaacatttattaaacCCTGTAGTATTTGGAGCAACATTGCGTTttgatatataaaaatattagaatgaaGATTAGGTTATGCGTTGCTTTTTTGTTGGGAAACAATATCCCAACATCATGATGAGAAGAAGTGGCATTAATGGTGGGGGAAGCCGGGTGTGTGACTTTCCGACCCACCCATTCTAAAAAGATgtcaatcttcttctttttctttttgttaattaaaaaaaatacaactttTAAATTCAATCCCTATGTTCTTagtatttacttttataatagttaaaaaaaataatattgttttaagCTTTTTGCGTCTCTATATATGCAACAATTCATGTTAAGGAGTACAAAACATAGTGTAATTTCAGTTCTGAAAAGCCCATCTGTTAGAATATCCAATTAGATAATTGGGCTGATTTTGGGGCCTGTGTTTTGTCTTTTGGGCTTCAAGAACTCGAAAGCCCAACGTCTCTCTATCAGATTATATCATCATAAAGGTAAAATTAACTCTCAGTTAAACCAGTTATATTGTCCTAAAAAATAACTCTATACTTATGCACCTTCCcaatattgtttatttttaaaaaataaatacttacGTGTCCTAATATTTACATCCACCAATTATATCATCATAACAGTTttacaattaatattttttgaaatcgAAGGCAATTACCTAAGTGTTTTCCTAATTGCTGCCAATTTGcaataaaaagatgaaaaggaaaaattaaaagaaacccTAAATCCCTTCCTTTCCCTCTCTATCTCCCTCCGTTACCCGGGTATCAGCACCCCATCGTGAACCAGTCGCGGTCCCTTCTCGTTTTCGCGGTGCCAGCCCTCTTCTCTTGCGTTTTCCTCTTGCTGGCTACTATACCTGCAGACGCGACGCCCTCTCTTCGGCCACTGTTCTTCCTCGACGTGTCATCACCGGCGAGCAGGCATTGATACGGGCCCTTCACCTACGCGGTCGACGACATCACCCACGCTGCAGTTCTGCCCGGAAACTCGTCCCCATCGACCGCGAGCATCGGCATCTCGAGATGGCCGTGTGACTCTCCTGCGACGCACGACGACCTACAGTAGTTCGATCCTCCGGCGATTCAGACCCACAAGCCGCAGCTTCCTGAATACCCACGAGCAGATCCGATTCTTTCGAACCAGGCCCGTGTAGTTGTGATTTTCCTGCTTTTGATGCATTTTGGCGGCAACCCACTGTCTATCTACCTTGTTCCAGATTACCCGTAAACTAAGAAGGTTAGATTTGCGAGTTCGTATCAATTCAAACCCCAACCAGCAAGCGTTCGAAGCTGTTTGGCGGCGTTCAGTAGGTAAGTTCACTCCAAACCGCTTTCGAACTCTTTTAAGTTCTGTAGTTTGGCTTATAACCCTTAGAACTATTCTCGATGTAGCCTTGGACTGTTATTGGACTCCTTCCAACACTTTTCAGCAAGGACCCTAGTCAATTAAGGAGTTCTGATTAGattctttcaaattcaattaagGAGCTGTAAATTAGTTCATAGCCTCTGGAAACTCTTTTTTGTAATCTGGACTTGATTGAGAGTGTTCAAATTAAGTTGGAAGGCAgat
The Cucurbita pepo subsp. pepo cultivar mu-cu-16 chromosome LG16, ASM280686v2, whole genome shotgun sequence genome window above contains:
- the LOC111777806 gene encoding AP2-like ethylene-responsive transcription factor PLT2, translating into MGSMNSNNWLSFPLSPTNPSLPPHLQTPTHAHHFSLGNLENDNMDIPFQTHGEVPKVADFLGVSKAENEADLIGFNQIHEANDTDYLFPITRLVPLQQHPTPAASPINMDSTTNYDPQDNSNSLQSLTLSMGSGKPSTCETSSTPDNANNNTTLDVTPRRTLDTFGQRTSIYRGVTRHRWTGRYEAHLWDNSCRREGQSRKGRQVYLGGYDKEDKAARAYDLAALKYWGTSTTTNFPISNYEKEVEEMKHMTRQEFVASIRRKSSGFSRGASMYRGVTRHHQHGRWQARIGRVAGNKDLYLGTFSTEEEAAEAYDIAAIKFRGLNAVTNFDMSRYDVKSILESNTLPIGGGAAKRLKEAQAIESSRKRDEMIALGSSSSFQYGSSSSSSNSSNHRLQQQPQQPSYPLLQQPNLNMDHHHHHHHHHLQTQPFLSLQNHHDISQYTNDPSSFHHSSTYMHTQLQLHHHQSDNAPYPNNNNNNNNHQFYGGAGGGYLHNHPGLLHGMITNNNSNGGYLGNAFGMGSTSATANNGAPAEEYALVKVDYDMPPNAGGYGSWSGDSVQGSNPGVFSMWND
- the LOC111777482 gene encoding serine/threonine-protein kinase UCN-like, whose protein sequence is MPINHLSFLPSSFLPSLDMDLDHPSAPDLDLHSLGALRVLGKGAMGTVFLVHHRLADDPAHFPFALKVVDKSSFVSKLDAERRARWEIQVLSRLSFPKPHPFLPHIIGSFESDEFLGWALPYCSGGDLNVLRHRQMDRVFSPAVIRFYLAEIVCALDHLHSLGIVYRDLKPENVLIQQSGHVTLTDFDLSRNLTRRTVNDVVSLDNSGHEKPTVVVRQKNRRKLTRWFMATSIARDGSRKAKLARVSPVSRRKPSFSNGERSNSFVGTEEYISPEVVRGEGHEFAVDWWALGILTYEMLYGTTPFKGKNRKETFGNVLLKAPELIGKRSDLTDLIERLLVKDPTRRLGYVRGACEIKEHAFFNGVKWDLLTEVMRPPFLPPDEETELTKNPALGGVGITEYFHRQRSPASFPPSASSTPSTSFSWENNNNKCLTEF